The following proteins are co-located in the Myxocyprinus asiaticus isolate MX2 ecotype Aquarium Trade chromosome 18, UBuf_Myxa_2, whole genome shotgun sequence genome:
- the LOC127456232 gene encoding EH domain-containing protein 2-like has protein sequence MSRWGRKNVKKAPEVIRTVTEGLKSLYRKKLLPLEQYYGFHDFHSPSLEDADFDNKPMVLVVGQYSTGKTTFIKYLLEQEVPGSRIGPEPTTDCFTAIMHGDVEGLIPGNALIVDPNKPFRKLNPFGNTFLNRFQCAQLPNQVLESISIIDTPGILSGAKQRVSRGYDFPAVLRWFAERVDRIILLFDAHKLEISDEFSEAIGALRGNEDKLRVVLNKADMVDTQQLMRVYGALMWSLGKVFGTPEVLRVYIGSFWSEPLMVNDNRKLFELEEEDLFTDIQNLPRNAALRKLNDLVKRARLVRVHAHIISYLKQEMPSVFRKDNKKKNLIYQLPVIFSKIQLQHHISPGDFPDCAKMQEQLMAHDFTKFKALKPNLIAMLDELMSIDIAKLMPLLRQEEIEGGFQHGVQGGAFLGTRAGPFVEGDPFGENADENGEVGEEDEEWIVTKDKPKYDEIFYNLSPNEGKLSGTKAKDWMVSTRLPNSVLGRIWKLSDVDRDGMLDDEEFALASHLIEVKLEGHGLPPELPARLVPPSKRRQKGSDA, from the exons ATGTCACGCTGGGGACGGAAGAATGTCAAGAAGGCCCCTGAGGTGATCAGGACAGTCACTGAGGGCCTCAAGTCACTCTACAGAAAGAAGCTTCTGCCGCTGGAGCAGTACTATGGCTTCCATGACTTCCACTCACCGAGTCTGGAGGACGCTGACTTCGACAACAAACCCATGGTGCTAGTGGTTGGCCAGTACTCTACTGGAAAGACTACCTTCATCAA GTATTTGCTGGAACAGGAGGTGCCAGGGAGTCGCATAGGGCCAGAGCCTACCACCGACTGCTTCACTGCTATCATGCACGGAGATGTGGAGGGGCTCATTCCTGGAAATGCCCTTATAGTGGATCCCAACAAACCCTTTCGCAAGCTTAATCCCTTCGGAAACACCTTCCTCAACAG ATTCCAGTGTGCTCAACTGCCCAATCAGGTCCTGGAAAGCATCAGCATCATTGACACTCCAGGCATCCTGTCCGGGGCCAAACAGAGAGTTAGCCGAG GATATGACTTCCCAGCGGTTCTCCGCTGGTTTGCTGAGCGCGTGGACCGGATCATCCTCCTCTTTGATGCCCACAAACTGGAGATCTCAGATGAATTCTCAGAGGCCATCGGGGCCCTAAGGGGCAATGAAGACAAACTCCGTGTTGTGCTGAACAAGGCTGATATGGTTGATACCCAGCAGCTCATGCGAGTGTACGGAGCTTTGATGTGGTCTCTTGGGAAAGTGTTTGGTACTCCTGAAGTTCTGAGAGTCTACATCGGGTCCTTCTGGTCTGAGCCTCTTATGGTGAATGATAACCGCAAGTTATTTGAGTTGGAGGAGGAAGATCTGTTCACTGATATCCAGAATCTGCCTCGCAACGCAGCCCTGCGCAAACTTAATGACCTTGTCAAGAGGGCTCGTCTTGTGAGG GTACATGCCCATATCATCAGTTACTTGAAGCAGGAGATGCCTTCTGTCTTCAGGAaggacaataaaaaaaagaacctgATCTACCAGCTCCCAGTCATCTTCTCCAAGATCCAGCTACAGCATCATATCTCCCCTGGAGACTTTCCTGATTGTGCTAAGATGCAG GAGCAACTAATGGCACATGACTTCACCAAATTCAAAGCCCTGAAACCTAACCTTATAGCAATGCTGGATGAGCTAATGTCCATTGATATTGCCAAACTGATGCCACTTCTCAGGCAGGAAGAAATAGAGGGTGGTTTCCAACATGGGGTCCAAGGCGGGGCCTTCTTGGGAACCCGTGCTGGACCCTTTGTGGAAGGCGACCCCTTTGGCGAGAACGCAGATGAAAATGGCGAGGTGGGTGAGGAAGATGAGGAATGGATTGTAACAAAGGATAAGCCCAAGTATGATGAGATCTTCTACAACCTGTCACCAAACGAGGGCAAACTGAGTGGCACCAAAGCCAAAGATTGGATGGTGAGCACACGGCTGCCTAACTCAGTGCTGGGCCGCATCTGGAAGCTCTCGGATGTGGACCGCGATGGCATGCTGGATGATGAGGAGTTTGCCTTGGCCAGCCACCTGATTGAAGTGAAACTGGAGGGCCATGGGTTGCCCCCTGAGTTGCCCGCCCGTCTAGTGCCACCATCCAAGCGCCGACAAAAAGGCTCTGATGCTTAG